In Saccharolobus solfataricus, a genomic segment contains:
- a CDS encoding aldehyde dehydrogenase family protein — MSQEVIEVRSPSNLNVIGTVKRMHKDEVRGEIEEAYKGFEIISKMPLYKRTAILRKVSEILEREQERLAKLLAMEAGKPIRDSRVEVLRASRLFRHAAEEVGMVLEGKNYRVDAYEYPPGNENRIVVSTREPIGVVTAILPFNFPINSFAHKVAPALAVGNSVVVKPSINTPLAAIEMKKILVEAGLPDSAVRVVTGYSSEIGDEIITHPLVGLITLTGSTQTGLKIASKAVSLGKRIIMELGGSDPIIILEDANIERASSIAVRARFEYAGQNCNAGKRIIVREEIYDKFVKAFNDKARALKVGDPLDETTDVGPVINKESVENLNSVLADAKAKGGKVEILNKGPESGSFFPLTMVTNPSLDMLVLKSEVFGPIVPIVSVKSDEEAIRIANSTEYGLQSAIFTNDVNRALKLSRELKFGAVIINDSTRLRWDSLAFGGFKKSSIGREGVRETMLEMTENKLIAITLL, encoded by the coding sequence ATGAGTCAAGAGGTTATTGAAGTTCGTTCGCCCTCCAATCTTAATGTAATTGGAACTGTGAAAAGAATGCATAAAGATGAGGTTAGAGGAGAAATAGAGGAGGCATATAAGGGATTTGAAATAATATCAAAGATGCCCCTCTATAAAAGGACAGCTATATTGAGAAAAGTATCGGAAATTTTGGAAAGAGAACAAGAGAGACTAGCTAAACTACTTGCGATGGAAGCCGGTAAGCCGATTAGGGATTCTAGGGTTGAAGTATTAAGGGCTTCCAGATTGTTTAGACATGCTGCTGAAGAAGTCGGAATGGTTTTAGAAGGTAAAAATTATAGAGTGGACGCTTATGAGTACCCTCCTGGAAATGAGAATAGAATAGTTGTAAGTACTAGGGAACCAATAGGTGTTGTAACTGCAATTTTACCCTTCAACTTCCCCATAAACTCCTTTGCCCATAAGGTTGCTCCAGCTTTAGCAGTAGGAAATTCAGTAGTGGTTAAGCCAAGTATAAATACACCCCTAGCCGCCATAGAAATGAAGAAAATATTGGTTGAGGCTGGATTACCCGATAGTGCAGTTAGAGTAGTCACTGGTTATAGTAGTGAAATCGGGGATGAGATAATTACTCACCCATTAGTCGGCTTAATTACGTTAACCGGTTCCACACAAACAGGTCTTAAAATAGCCTCTAAAGCTGTTTCCTTAGGGAAGAGAATAATAATGGAGTTGGGAGGTTCTGATCCCATAATCATCTTAGAAGATGCCAATATAGAGAGAGCCTCTTCAATAGCTGTTAGAGCTAGGTTTGAGTACGCTGGTCAGAACTGTAATGCTGGCAAGAGAATTATAGTTAGGGAGGAGATATACGATAAGTTCGTAAAGGCGTTTAACGATAAGGCTAGAGCGTTAAAGGTAGGTGACCCCTTGGATGAAACTACCGACGTTGGACCAGTAATCAACAAAGAGAGCGTTGAGAACTTAAACAGTGTATTAGCAGACGCTAAAGCTAAGGGTGGAAAGGTTGAAATCCTCAATAAGGGTCCAGAGAGTGGAAGTTTCTTCCCACTAACTATGGTAACCAATCCCTCACTGGATATGCTAGTCCTAAAGAGTGAAGTCTTCGGGCCTATAGTACCAATTGTGAGTGTTAAGAGTGATGAGGAGGCAATACGAATAGCTAATTCAACCGAGTATGGCTTACAGTCTGCAATCTTTACTAATGATGTAAATAGGGCTTTAAAGTTAAGTAGAGAGTTGAAGTTTGGTGCTGTTATCATAAATGATAGTACGAGATTGAGATGGGACTCACTAGCATTCGGCGGATTTAAGAAAAGCAGTATAGGGAGAGAAGGAGTTAGAGAGACAATGCTTGAAATGACTGAAAATAAGTTAATAGCAATAACGCTTCTTTAA
- a CDS encoding DUF6036 family nucleotidyltransferase encodes MLRELLSRISELKGSETDRFLKFLAILNTLLEDKGLGRIIIVGGFAVELYSGRSYRTGDVDVIVEGIAENLVRQVLKEISDFGLRIYLPKIREISEKGIDIVDNVYNKRKSPLKVQVDSYYIYITPPEEVVLTYLEAWKFWNSIEDRNKAVLVYCAQRNRIDVNYINLESERRGVKDFLERVKDYC; translated from the coding sequence TTGCTTAGGGAATTACTTTCAAGAATAAGTGAGCTGAAAGGTAGTGAAACAGATCGCTTTCTAAAATTTCTAGCAATTTTAAATACTCTTCTAGAAGATAAGGGTCTTGGTAGGATTATTATCGTTGGAGGTTTTGCTGTAGAATTATATTCTGGTAGAAGCTATAGAACAGGCGATGTGGATGTGATAGTAGAAGGTATAGCGGAAAACTTAGTACGGCAAGTATTAAAGGAGATATCGGATTTTGGGCTAAGAATATACTTACCTAAGATAAGGGAAATATCGGAAAAGGGAATTGACATAGTCGATAACGTTTATAATAAACGTAAATCTCCGCTTAAAGTACAAGTTGACTCTTATTACATCTATATTACTCCGCCGGAAGAGGTAGTATTAACTTACCTAGAAGCATGGAAATTCTGGAACAGTATTGAGGATAGAAATAAGGCTGTTCTTGTTTATTGCGCCCAACGGAACAGAATTGACGTTAATTACATAAATCTCGAAAGTGAGAGAAGAGGAGTAAAAGATTTCCTTGAGAGAGTGAAAGACTATTGTTAA
- a CDS encoding penicillin acylase family protein: MIGALVTLLVILSIFTTSLSILNPFLGIWYSSGNVNMLNEIVSIPGLSGNVNIYIDSNGIAHIYANNLHDLFLAEGYYEASQRLFEIELFGLLAMGNLSSWVGAKALSSDIAMHLIGIPQNAIMSAQYLKHNYPTIYSYLEAFSQGVNDYINTLNYRDLPLEFKLLNVRPYYWSPDYSLAFGEYMGWSLTSGFNDELKSALLYTYFNYSEINEINPYYPHFIDGNLTVIPGDGTVNGYNLTDQGISPQYLWSLNWYQSWATGINKDEFKDLVPLMKYAILNISDPFILFPKFASNSWVITSDFSTQGPILANDPHLPLFDPSVWIPLQLIAPAFNVTGWSLVGIPGVLIGHTAYTAWGLTTPEGSSSDAYLEIVNGSQYYYNGKWYQMNEYNYTLMGRTYTVYYTNNGPLVARYKNYGISLYWSAWKEPILTVISILLLDNSTSFNDLINAAKYWVIPPQNLAIVSKHHAGIIVAGLYPLINETLPNGKSVLVVGARTPLNGTVTKYEPIGYIPFKYLPQTFDPVRGFAFAPNQPTVWINYPFPFIGGFWSSGGRAEDIYHYLEYQRSVNISDMMKLQSNVTDYWASLLTPLIIKAMVNNTNGSIQGTAFNYLRNWNFTFYQNEVAPTIYTYIVAEMVNNSIAKILNKMGLDILDIASIPYIVPDFIYIAQYDPTSIWVNGNFTNLVRQSFVKAISLLEQNLGDNISQWYWGRVHFLEIYNPLGLKALSVGPIPIFGDPHTLAVGSTPYIPTVPLPYVTIGSSLRFIASPYSSQFYGIFPGGPSESLVSAFRENQLPLWLSFKYISYSGYNYTIIAKITLEA; this comes from the coding sequence ATGATAGGTGCATTAGTGACTTTATTAGTAATTCTTTCTATTTTTACGACATCTTTATCTATTTTAAATCCCTTTCTTGGGATTTGGTACTCCTCTGGTAACGTAAATATGCTAAACGAAATCGTTTCCATCCCTGGCTTAAGTGGTAACGTAAATATATACATAGATAGTAATGGAATAGCTCATATTTACGCAAACAATCTTCATGATCTCTTTCTCGCTGAAGGTTATTACGAAGCTAGTCAAAGATTATTTGAAATAGAATTATTTGGCCTTTTAGCTATGGGAAATTTAAGCTCTTGGGTTGGTGCGAAAGCGTTATCCTCGGATATCGCGATGCATTTAATAGGAATACCGCAGAATGCAATAATGAGTGCTCAATACTTAAAGCACAACTATCCAACAATTTACTCATATCTGGAAGCCTTCTCTCAAGGTGTTAATGATTATATAAATACTTTAAACTATAGGGATTTACCCTTAGAGTTCAAGTTATTAAATGTTAGACCTTATTATTGGTCACCAGATTATTCGTTAGCTTTTGGGGAATATATGGGTTGGAGTTTAACTTCAGGATTTAATGATGAACTTAAATCTGCACTACTTTACACATACTTCAACTATTCAGAAATCAACGAAATTAATCCATATTATCCTCATTTCATAGATGGAAATCTTACTGTCATCCCTGGGGATGGTACAGTTAACGGTTATAATTTAACCGATCAAGGGATTTCACCTCAGTATTTATGGTCGCTAAACTGGTATCAATCATGGGCTACTGGCATAAATAAAGATGAGTTTAAAGATCTAGTACCACTAATGAAGTATGCCATACTGAACATTTCAGATCCTTTTATCTTGTTTCCGAAATTTGCAAGCAACTCATGGGTTATAACTTCTGATTTTTCCACTCAAGGTCCGATACTGGCTAACGACCCGCATTTACCTTTATTTGATCCATCAGTCTGGATTCCATTACAACTTATAGCCCCTGCGTTTAACGTAACCGGTTGGTCATTGGTTGGTATACCAGGGGTTCTAATAGGACATACCGCCTACACTGCATGGGGATTAACGACACCAGAAGGGAGTTCTTCAGACGCTTATCTGGAAATAGTGAATGGAAGTCAGTATTATTATAATGGTAAATGGTATCAAATGAATGAGTATAATTACACATTAATGGGCAGAACGTATACCGTTTACTATACTAATAATGGACCACTAGTAGCTAGGTATAAGAACTACGGAATAAGTCTGTATTGGTCTGCGTGGAAAGAGCCGATTCTTACAGTAATTTCCATACTTCTTTTAGATAATTCAACGTCCTTTAATGATTTAATAAATGCAGCAAAGTATTGGGTAATTCCCCCACAGAACTTGGCAATTGTAAGTAAGCATCATGCAGGAATAATTGTAGCTGGGCTGTATCCACTTATAAATGAGACTTTACCTAATGGTAAAAGCGTATTGGTAGTGGGTGCAAGAACGCCATTAAACGGTACTGTTACGAAGTACGAACCAATTGGTTATATACCCTTCAAATACTTGCCGCAGACATTTGACCCTGTAAGGGGGTTCGCCTTTGCACCTAATCAACCCACTGTTTGGATAAATTATCCATTTCCATTTATTGGTGGATTCTGGAGCTCCGGTGGTAGAGCTGAAGATATTTATCATTATTTAGAGTATCAACGAAGTGTTAACATTAGTGATATGATGAAATTGCAATCCAACGTTACCGATTATTGGGCATCATTACTTACTCCCCTTATAATAAAGGCTATGGTCAATAACACGAATGGCAGTATTCAAGGAACTGCATTTAACTATCTACGTAATTGGAACTTCACATTTTACCAAAACGAGGTAGCGCCTACAATATATACTTATATTGTTGCCGAAATGGTGAATAATAGCATTGCGAAAATACTTAATAAAATGGGTTTAGACATATTAGATATAGCTAGTATACCTTATATTGTACCTGACTTCATATATATTGCACAATACGATCCTACATCAATTTGGGTTAATGGAAACTTCACTAACTTAGTTAGGCAATCGTTTGTTAAAGCGATCTCGTTATTAGAACAGAATTTAGGAGACAATATAAGTCAATGGTATTGGGGAAGAGTACATTTCTTAGAAATTTACAACCCATTGGGATTAAAGGCACTTTCCGTTGGACCTATTCCAATATTTGGTGATCCTCATACGCTTGCAGTTGGTTCAACTCCTTATATTCCCACAGTTCCTTTACCTTATGTAACAATAGGTTCATCGCTTAGGTTTATAGCTTCACCTTACTCTTCACAATTCTATGGAATATTCCCAGGTGGTCCTTCAGAGAGTCTAGTTAGCGCGTTTAGAGAGAATCAATTACCCCTATGGTTATCCTTCAAATATATTTCCTATTCAGGATATAATTATACCATAATAGCAAAAATAACATTGGAGGCGTAA
- a CDS encoding TIGR04053 family radical SAM/SPASM domain-containing protein: MPFENAPHLVFWEVTKACPLTCKHCRANAIDKPLPGELNTEESRKLLEDIARFGKVVIVFTGGDPLSRSDIFELMEYAKSLGLVVSIAPSPSHRLDDETMKIISNYARYMSISLDGATSQTHDWLRGLGSYKYALRGIELGLKYGIQVQVNTLVWKKSYSELPFVVKLLKEMGVKIWEVFFLIPVGRGTTELDIPRDKYKDVIDFLVEATRYDLIVRTVEAPFFRRAKLEYTPATTNDNELVSTLRELLGEPVKEADKSILPTRDGAGVIFIGYNGDVYPSGFLPLYLGNVKKESLVDIYRKSEVLKKIKDSRFEGKCGICKYNNICGGSRARAFAVYNNPFAEDPMCPY; the protein is encoded by the coding sequence ATGCCCTTTGAAAACGCTCCACATTTAGTCTTCTGGGAAGTAACTAAAGCTTGCCCATTAACTTGTAAACACTGTAGAGCTAACGCTATAGATAAGCCGTTGCCAGGTGAGCTTAATACTGAAGAGAGTAGAAAATTATTAGAAGATATAGCGAGATTTGGAAAGGTTGTTATAGTTTTCACCGGTGGTGATCCGTTAAGTAGAAGTGATATTTTCGAACTAATGGAATACGCTAAGTCGCTAGGATTAGTAGTTTCAATAGCACCCTCTCCTTCTCACCGTTTAGACGATGAGACCATGAAGATAATAAGCAATTATGCTAGATACATGTCAATTAGCCTAGACGGAGCTACTTCGCAAACTCATGACTGGTTAAGGGGACTTGGTAGTTATAAATACGCTTTAAGAGGAATAGAGCTTGGATTAAAATACGGGATACAAGTTCAAGTCAATACCCTAGTTTGGAAGAAGAGTTATAGTGAATTACCTTTCGTAGTCAAATTGCTAAAAGAGATGGGGGTAAAGATTTGGGAAGTGTTCTTTCTAATTCCAGTGGGTAGAGGAACTACTGAATTGGATATTCCTAGAGATAAATATAAAGATGTTATAGATTTTCTAGTTGAAGCCACTAGATATGATTTAATTGTGAGAACTGTTGAGGCACCTTTCTTTAGGAGAGCTAAACTTGAGTATACTCCAGCTACTACTAACGATAATGAGCTGGTTTCTACATTACGCGAATTATTAGGTGAACCAGTAAAGGAAGCTGATAAGAGCATTTTGCCTACTAGGGACGGGGCTGGCGTTATCTTCATAGGTTATAATGGTGATGTCTATCCTAGTGGCTTCTTACCATTGTATTTAGGTAATGTTAAGAAGGAGAGTTTAGTCGATATTTATAGAAAGTCCGAGGTTTTGAAAAAAATAAAGGATAGTAGGTTCGAAGGGAAATGTGGCATATGCAAATACAATAATATTTGTGGGGGGAGTAGGGCTAGGGCTTTTGCAGTATATAATAACCCATTTGCAGAAGACCCAATGTGTCCATACTAA
- a CDS encoding radical SAM/SPASM domain-containing protein → MIPISVLVTNAGTVSFHIKGEYNKDRPSKFSDVFRPVVTWNLTRKCNLKCLHCYINASPEGEDGSTTEEALRLIDEMAEMRIPLIIMSGGEPLMRRDFFELASYARIKGIKLALSTNGTLITESVAKKLKELDFSYVGISLDSYDPEFHDRFRGLNGAFNMTVKGIKNAINVGLNVGLRFTITARNIHQIDEYVKLALELGVKRITFYHLSASGRGKELREWMYTPEEYVGFINKMIDYAIKLSGKIEIETTLGQFDGVYIAKKLARDEEELEKYMKFVENSGGCGRKMISIYPNGDVYPCQFIDFYKLGNVREKPLKEIIKNIPDLFINTDKYLRGEYCDKCKYKSACKGGDRARAYYWNGDVYGDDPLCPLKTLHI, encoded by the coding sequence ATGATTCCAATAAGCGTTCTAGTAACTAATGCTGGTACAGTTTCATTTCACATTAAAGGTGAGTATAATAAGGATAGACCTAGTAAATTCAGCGACGTATTTAGACCAGTGGTAACGTGGAATCTCACGCGGAAATGCAACTTGAAATGTCTTCATTGTTATATTAACGCGTCACCAGAAGGTGAGGATGGGTCAACTACAGAAGAGGCGTTAAGGCTAATAGACGAAATGGCTGAAATGAGAATTCCATTAATTATAATGAGCGGCGGAGAGCCATTAATGAGAAGGGATTTCTTTGAATTGGCATCATATGCTAGGATAAAGGGAATAAAATTAGCCTTATCTACAAATGGCACATTGATTACCGAGAGTGTTGCGAAGAAATTAAAAGAACTGGATTTCTCTTACGTAGGTATAAGTTTAGATAGTTACGATCCAGAATTTCACGATAGATTTAGAGGTCTAAATGGAGCCTTTAACATGACAGTAAAGGGAATTAAAAATGCAATAAACGTTGGACTAAACGTTGGACTTAGATTTACTATTACGGCTAGAAACATTCATCAGATAGACGAATACGTGAAATTGGCCCTGGAACTGGGAGTTAAGAGAATAACGTTTTATCATTTATCAGCTAGTGGGAGGGGTAAGGAATTAAGGGAGTGGATGTATACTCCAGAAGAATATGTTGGTTTCATAAACAAAATGATTGACTATGCAATTAAGCTAAGTGGAAAGATAGAGATTGAGACTACCTTGGGACAATTCGATGGAGTTTACATAGCTAAAAAGTTGGCTAGAGATGAGGAAGAACTTGAAAAGTACATGAAATTTGTTGAAAATAGTGGAGGATGTGGAAGGAAGATGATATCAATATATCCAAATGGTGACGTTTATCCTTGTCAATTCATTGACTTTTACAAATTAGGTAACGTTAGGGAAAAACCGCTTAAGGAGATAATTAAGAATATTCCCGACCTATTCATAAATACGGACAAGTATTTGAGGGGGGAATATTGTGATAAATGTAAATATAAATCGGCGTGTAAAGGAGGAGATAGAGCTAGAGCGTATTATTGGAATGGAGATGTTTATGGAGATGACCCATTATGCCCTTTGAAAACGCTCCACATTTAG
- a CDS encoding nucleotidyltransferase domain-containing protein yields MGKAKSALKSQVELVKVAIEFINDISNEIKIEDIYVVGSRARGDYLETSDIDLVIISRDFKGLRYIDRLEKLGKYLKARVEFFAFTPEEWNDSASLFVKQMKKEAKRLKDLAKEIGLSF; encoded by the coding sequence ATGGGTAAAGCGAAATCTGCATTAAAAAGTCAAGTTGAATTGGTAAAAGTCGCAATAGAATTTATTAATGATATAAGTAATGAAATTAAAATTGAAGATATATACGTAGTGGGTTCTAGGGCCAGAGGAGATTACTTAGAGACAAGTGACATAGATTTAGTCATAATATCGCGAGACTTTAAAGGCTTAAGGTATATTGATAGACTTGAAAAACTCGGAAAGTACCTGAAAGCACGCGTAGAATTCTTTGCTTTTACTCCCGAGGAATGGAATGACTCTGCATCTCTTTTCGTTAAACAAATGAAAAAAGAAGCTAAGAGGCTAAAGGACTTAGCAAAAGAGATCGGACTATCTTTTTAA
- a CDS encoding glycosyltransferase family 4 protein: protein MFTIALRVLWNGGVARIAVEQARNAKAKLLVYRESFYNYDLSGIYVEFLRRKGEKGFLTPLFRKITEIYAKNRGDEATVDLDLIVKASRIIKEPALFHDQFAGITGYLRKVFHGEDYAIYLHETSLTLKGIKYLIPKVMERKVLEGAKIILTNSQWNKRVLEDKGMGAEVLYPGCYTIDEVEEDKENFVLAVSMWDEGRRPEIYGEIAKRIKGRLIMAGSWARRDTMEEFKRKYPEVIVTGRISEDKLRELYKKASLTIRFGFDERGPGMAVLESLCNGTAVIVNDGIGGKEFVIEGENGYVVKDWKEAVDRINEVLENHKLRRSLSINALETGKKYSWRNHAIKLTEIMEKLA, encoded by the coding sequence ATGTTTACTATCGCTTTAAGGGTTTTATGGAACGGAGGAGTTGCCAGAATTGCAGTGGAACAGGCTAGGAACGCTAAGGCTAAGTTATTAGTATATAGAGAATCCTTTTACAATTACGATCTCAGTGGAATATACGTTGAGTTCTTGAGAAGGAAAGGAGAGAAAGGATTCCTCACACCTCTCTTTAGGAAGATAACGGAAATTTACGCTAAAAATAGGGGTGATGAAGCAACTGTGGATTTAGATCTTATAGTTAAGGCATCTAGAATTATTAAGGAACCCGCGTTGTTTCACGATCAATTTGCTGGGATTACTGGTTATTTACGTAAGGTATTTCATGGAGAAGATTACGCGATATATCTTCATGAGACTTCTTTAACTTTAAAGGGTATTAAATATCTAATACCTAAGGTAATGGAAAGAAAAGTATTAGAAGGTGCTAAAATCATACTTACAAATTCACAATGGAACAAAAGAGTTCTAGAGGATAAAGGTATGGGAGCTGAAGTGTTATATCCAGGTTGTTACACAATAGATGAGGTTGAAGAAGATAAGGAAAATTTCGTTTTAGCGGTATCAATGTGGGATGAGGGGAGGAGACCAGAAATTTACGGTGAGATAGCTAAAAGAATAAAGGGAAGGTTAATAATGGCGGGATCCTGGGCAAGAAGGGATACTATGGAGGAGTTTAAAAGAAAATACCCAGAAGTTATAGTAACTGGTAGGATTAGTGAAGATAAACTGAGGGAACTTTATAAAAAAGCGTCCTTAACTATACGCTTTGGATTCGATGAAAGAGGACCTGGTATGGCTGTTTTGGAGTCCCTATGTAATGGTACGGCTGTAATAGTAAATGACGGAATAGGAGGAAAGGAGTTCGTAATTGAAGGGGAAAACGGTTATGTGGTAAAAGACTGGAAGGAGGCTGTAGACAGAATAAACGAGGTTTTAGAGAATCATAAGCTTAGAAGAAGTCTTTCAATTAACGCTTTAGAAACAGGTAAGAAATACTCTTGGAGAAACCACGCAATTAAGCTAACGGAAATTATGGAAAAGTTAGCTTAA
- a CDS encoding oligosaccharide flippase family protein, producing MNPIKNTLKSLSVTTTNVIVALIFFIITAKITNPEFFGKVAIIQLLEVVTSAFFYFIPGQIITREISYLYARKEISKSVIGKFLSFPFLVLPLFLILLLFPNYVKLTIPYLFLYLLNGVMGSIMVGMDMFTETAITGNIFLIIRWGISIIAVLSHNIYLFIEIWTLGGIISVSMNYAFLSRKVGLILPSFDFAFLFKHFKEGLPLYLSSSATFLSSQGDRVTTAYLLGSYYLGLYQFSALVAGVPSMVLGALGGVLLPTASFYKALGKDEKKMSSISFRVLSLITFLAVIISIPTAVLVVEKFFPAYISGIKVLILLLLATTLPFPIGSLTNFIIAAKKSLRPFLILSLLNGGLVLLTSFLLIPRIGIIGGAISQAIVSTISSSFVLVYALKEDTFVLGKRESAILFMMPLIAFYEVFVDPPYLDFLLLLSVILLFKTFRIITAEDMKLIDSFLPSKLKFIISLMKAIS from the coding sequence ATGAATCCTATAAAGAACACTTTAAAGAGTCTTAGTGTAACTACTACCAACGTCATAGTTGCTTTAATCTTCTTCATCATTACAGCTAAGATTACTAACCCAGAATTCTTCGGAAAAGTCGCAATAATTCAACTTCTCGAAGTAGTAACTTCTGCCTTCTTTTACTTTATTCCCGGACAAATAATAACGAGAGAAATTTCTTACCTTTACGCAAGGAAAGAGATAAGCAAGAGCGTAATAGGTAAGTTTCTTTCTTTCCCTTTCCTCGTCTTACCGCTTTTTCTTATTCTCCTCCTTTTCCCTAATTACGTTAAGTTGACAATACCTTACCTTTTCCTTTACTTGCTTAATGGTGTTATGGGCTCTATAATGGTTGGAATGGACATGTTCACTGAGACAGCGATAACGGGGAACATCTTCCTAATAATAAGGTGGGGAATCTCAATAATTGCCGTCCTCTCTCACAACATTTACCTTTTCATTGAAATATGGACTTTAGGAGGGATTATCTCAGTCTCCATGAACTACGCTTTTCTAAGTAGGAAAGTGGGGTTAATATTACCTTCTTTTGACTTTGCTTTTCTCTTTAAGCACTTCAAGGAAGGCTTACCTCTTTATCTATCTTCTTCAGCAACTTTCCTCTCTTCACAAGGTGACAGAGTTACAACTGCTTATCTGCTAGGTTCCTACTACCTAGGTTTATACCAGTTTTCTGCTTTAGTAGCTGGAGTACCTTCAATGGTTTTAGGAGCTTTAGGAGGAGTTCTCTTACCTACAGCATCATTTTACAAGGCTTTGGGAAAAGACGAGAAGAAAATGTCTTCTATCTCCTTCCGCGTGCTGTCTTTAATTACCTTTCTCGCTGTCATTATTTCAATACCTACAGCCGTTTTGGTCGTTGAGAAATTCTTCCCTGCTTATATTTCCGGAATTAAAGTTCTGATCCTCCTCCTTTTAGCTACTACTTTGCCTTTCCCCATAGGCTCTTTAACGAATTTCATTATAGCAGCTAAGAAGTCGTTGAGGCCTTTTCTCATCCTTTCACTACTTAACGGAGGTCTGGTTTTATTAACTTCTTTCCTCTTAATTCCTAGAATAGGAATAATTGGTGGAGCGATTTCTCAGGCTATCGTATCGACAATCTCCTCTTCCTTCGTCTTAGTTTACGCTTTAAAGGAAGATACTTTCGTTTTGGGCAAGAGGGAGAGTGCCATATTGTTCATGATGCCTTTAATAGCTTTTTATGAGGTTTTTGTAGACCCTCCTTATCTTGACTTTCTTTTACTTCTCTCCGTTATACTCCTTTTTAAGACATTTAGGATAATTACTGCTGAAGACATGAAATTGATAGACTCTTTTTTGCCATCTAAATTGAAGTTCATTATCTCGTTAATGAAGGCAATCAGTTAG
- a CDS encoding FkbM family methyltransferase translates to MKVINKSRETLYNIYYTLYKINVYRKIFSNWFYVIHKLRKGEKDIDVVLKNGSKGKCNIKCILTLTTIISEFSSINSRKFNFDDNNRLYYDNNLIIQENNTTWLLSIGGFIKNNDYWFFPKYNVKFNTIGYGIFETFIIEQYYTEIQGEVIDIGANIGDSAIYFALKGASHVYAFEPLPLVYKAALQNIKLNNLENKITLINGAVGSKEGKVKVPLNINLEDSGGFYITNQGDVEVPLFSFDDIVKNMVKDPYLLKMDCEGCEADIILNSDSISYFEKILVESHPHITKVSDKALLSKLRKLKYKCEERYRVGKTKLFYCSKIN, encoded by the coding sequence ATGAAAGTGATAAATAAATCCAGAGAGACCCTTTATAATATTTATTATACACTATATAAGATTAATGTGTACAGGAAGATATTCTCCAACTGGTTTTATGTTATCCATAAACTCAGAAAAGGAGAAAAAGACATAGACGTCGTCCTAAAAAATGGGAGTAAAGGAAAGTGCAACATAAAATGTATATTGACATTAACTACAATAATATCAGAATTTAGCTCTATTAATTCAAGAAAATTTAATTTTGATGATAATAATAGATTATACTATGATAACAATTTAATAATTCAAGAAAATAATACCACATGGTTATTATCAATTGGAGGATTTATTAAAAATAATGATTATTGGTTCTTTCCTAAATATAATGTAAAATTTAATACGATAGGATATGGCATATTTGAAACCTTCATAATAGAACAATATTATACTGAAATACAAGGTGAAGTAATAGATATAGGTGCTAATATAGGCGATTCTGCAATTTATTTTGCCTTAAAAGGAGCTTCTCATGTATATGCTTTTGAGCCTTTGCCATTAGTTTACAAAGCAGCATTACAAAATATTAAGTTAAACAATTTAGAAAACAAAATTACTCTGATTAATGGCGCAGTTGGATCTAAAGAAGGAAAGGTTAAGGTTCCTCTTAATATTAATCTAGAAGATTCAGGAGGCTTTTATATAACTAATCAAGGTGATGTTGAGGTTCCACTATTTTCATTCGATGATATTGTAAAAAATATGGTTAAAGATCCATATCTTTTAAAAATGGATTGTGAGGGGTGTGAGGCAGATATAATACTTAACTCTGATAGTATATCTTATTTTGAGAAGATTTTAGTAGAATCTCATCCGCATATAACTAAAGTTTCTGATAAAGCATTATTATCAAAACTAAGAAAGCTTAAGTATAAATGTGAAGAGAGATATAGAGTAGGTAAAACAAAACTGTTTTATTGTTCAAAAATCAACTAG